One genomic segment of Polyodon spathula isolate WHYD16114869_AA chromosome 17, ASM1765450v1, whole genome shotgun sequence includes these proteins:
- the LOC121330417 gene encoding ankyrin repeat domain-containing protein 50-like, translating into MLRPKDLGQDSGTKTFLDAMNSGKVHLARFVLDALDGRIINSKTENGKTPLMFAICLPDPGLRMKFTRLLLEKGADVNCQEDHGRTALSLACEMGHLEVVKLLVQFSADPEIQDALGNNALMHAACSGHSQVLEFLIRAFKRLGLELDRTNHAGHSAIQVATLFGHSQCVQALNIPGHKCPGSEDQLLDMKSKELGDPRHPSRLPKQVLEKITKQFQDKCEDHLPTLFQKQLKVGDSIGLRKRVKAQNQSPDRKCQHQPFISHLKHVLHHKDSQDTKSGILFTAKQMQNCRLKNTRGNKTPESTTDSPNEEEHKESTDQQGALETFNFRIKSASFTNEKVGLFDVSDAYHRVKRGSQQLEQAVFSKRQDQGITCPLIKDIGKCVTINNTPLNRTVSEQSLEYHNDSQRAIVDSLNSDEGEVSDINERLKRTGQYQKRFSLPYYGRPDKLLAQREEISQENIPPRPARISTLGTQLFWRLTAPEFLRLVKEFPSDSASVRGQMSRTETGPLSKTHQQVNYQASIDSISGVRCEFENNGANVVYYV; encoded by the coding sequence ATGCTGAGACCTAAAGATCTCGGTCAAGATTCTGGGACCAAGACTTTCCTGGATGCCATGAACAGCGGCAAGGTCCACCTGGCACGCTTTGTCCTTGATGCTCTGGATGGAAGGATTATCAACTCCAAAACAGAGAATGGCAAAACCCCCCTAATGTTTGCCATTTGTCTGCCAGATCCAGGGTTGAGAATGAAATTCACAAGATTGCTTCTGGAGAAGGGGGCTGATGTGAACTGTCAGGAGGATCATGGAAGGACGGCACTAAGCCTGGCTTGCGAAATGGGGCATCTGGAAGTGGTGAAGCTGTTGGTGCAGTTTAGTGCCGACCCTGAGATCCAAGATGCCTTGGGAAACAACGCCTTGATGCATGCAGCCTGCTCCGGACACAGCCAAGTTCTGGAATTTCTCATCAGAGCTTTCAAGAGGCTTGGACTAGAGCTGGACAGGACCAACCATGCTGGGCACTCGGCTATCCAAGTGGCCACTCTTTTTGGCCACAGCCAGTGTGTACAGGCATTGAACATCCCAGGACACAAGTGCCCTGGGTCAGAAGACCAGCTGTTGGACATGAAAAGTAAAGAGCTGGGAGACCCACGGCACCCATCCCGGCTGCCGAAGCAAGTGCttgaaaaaattacaaaacagtttCAGGATAAATGCGAAGACCACCTCCCGACTCTGTTTCAAAAGCAACTGAAAGTGGGAGACAGCATCGGACTGAGGAAACGAGTTAAAGCTCAAAACCAGTCCCCAGATAGAAAATGTCAGCATCAACCTTTTATAAGTCATCTGAAACATGTGCTGCACCACAAGGACAGCCAAGACACAAAATCTGGAATCTTGTTCACAGCAAAACAGATGCAGAACTGTAGACTAAAGAACACAAGAGGAAATAAAACACCGGAAAGCACTACAGATAGCCCAAATGAAGAAGAGCACAAAGAGAGTACTGATCAACAAGGTGCACTTGAGACTTTCAATTTTAGGATTAAGTCAGCCTCGTTTACCAACGAGAAAGTTGGCTTATTTGATGTAAGTGATGCCTATCACAGAGTTAAGCGAGGGTCACAACAGCTGGAACAAGCAGTATTCTCAAAGAGGCAGGACCAAGGAATTACTTGCCCTTTGATCAAGGACATAGGGAAATGTGTTACTATTAACAACACACCCCTAAATCGTACAGTTTCTGAACAGTCGCTTGAATATCACAATGACAGCCAAAGGGCAATAGTCGATAGTCTCAACTCGGATGAAGGGGAAGTCAGCGATATTAATGAAAGGTTAAAGCGCACCGGTCAGTATCAAAAGAGATTCAGTCTCCCCTACTACGGGCGCCCCGATAAGCTTCTTGCGCAGAGAGAGGAGATCTCGCAAGAGAATATCCCACCTCGTCCTGCGAGGATTTCTACGTTGGGGACCCAGTTATTTTGGAGGTTAACCGCCCCCGAGTTCCTGAGACTGGTAAAAGAGTTTCCGTCTGACTCTGCGTCCGTGAGAGGACAGATGTCTAGAACGGAGACCGGTCCACTTTCCAAAACGCACCAGCAAGTCAACTATCAGGCCAGCATAGACAGCATCAGCGGGGTTAGATGTGAGTTTGAAAACAATGGAGCCAACGTGGTCTATTATGTATAA